The sequence GGGCGTAGCGTGGCGGACGACAACCCCAAGCCCCTCACCTGAACCGGAGGTCCCCGTATGTTCTTCCAGCAGAAAGACCGTCACGAGCAGATGGCCCGACTCGACCCGCGCGACACGAACGGCGACGGGCAGGTCAGCCCCCAGGAAGCCGCCGCGTACATTCAGGATTACCTGCAGCAGGCCAGCCCCGACGAACGCAACCAGATCCTGCGGGATTACGTGGGTGGCATGAGCCCCGACCAGCGCCGCGAGATGGGCGACGCGATTGTGCGCAGCCCCGCCAACCCCGTCACCCAGGTGCGTCACGACGACGACAACGACCTCGTGGACGCCTACACCCGCACCGCGCAGGCCCCCGCGCAGGACGGCAAGAGTCCCCTGGAAGCGGCGTTCGCGCCTGGCGGGATGCTCAGCAGCCCCCTGGTCAAGGCGGGCCTGGTGGGCCTGGCCGGCATGATCGGCAGCCGCATGCTGCGCCGCTGACCCACGCGCTCCAGCTGTGCCCTGCGCCCCCGCCTGCACCGGTGGGGGCGTCTGCTGTGCGCGCGCGGCTGCGCTGCATGGCCGCGCGCGCGCACGTACAATGGCGCGCAATGCCCCTGACGTACCTCAAACGGATCGCCCAGACGCCCGCCCCGACCTTCCATGAGGGTCGGCGCGCGGACCTGATCGCGGACCTGTGGACTGGCCTGGGCTACCCGGTCGAGCGGGACGAGGTGGGCAACGTCCTGACGCGCCTCGCCACCCCCGACACCGAGGGCCTCCCGGCGCTGCTGCTCGCCTCGCACCTGGATACCGTGTTCGACGAGGGTACGGACGTCACCGTCCGCGAGGAGGGCGGCCGTCTGGTCGGGCCCGGCGTGGGGGACAACAGCGCCAGCCTGGCCGTGATGACGGCGCTGCTGCGCGACCTGCGCGAGCGGCCCCTGGCCCTGCGCCGACCCCTCTGGATCGCCGCGAACGTCGGCGAGGAGGGCCTGGGAGACCTGCGCGGCGCCAAGCACCTGCTGGGGCAGCACCGCGCGCAGCTGGGCGCGTTCCTGGCCGTGGACGGGTACCTGGGCATCGCCGTGACCCGCGCGGTGGGCGTGCGCCGTTACCGCGCGGTGTTCATCGGGCCGGGCGGGCACTCCTGGGGGGATCAGGCACCCAGCGCGCTGCACGCTCTGGGCCGCGCGATCAGCGCCCTGTACGCGCTGCACCTGCCCACCAGTCCGCGCACCACCCTGAATGTCGGCGTGGCCACGGGCGGGACCAGCGTGAACTCGATTGCCGGGACGGCCGACCTGCTCCTTGACCTGCGGTCCCTGGACGGCGAGGTCCTGGCCGACCTGGACCGCCGCGCCGTGGCCGCCCTGCACGCGGCGGCGCGCGAGGCGGGCGTGAAACTGCACCTGGAACGCGTTGGGGACCGACCTGGCGGGGACCTGCACGGGGACGCGCTGCTGGAGATCGTGCGGGACGCCAGCCGCGAGGGCCGCATTGACCTGCGGATGGCGAGCAGCAGCACCGACGCGAACGCCGCCGTCCCGCATGGCCTGCCCGCCCTGGCCGCCGGGGTGTACCGCGGCGGGAACGCGCACCGCACCGACGAGTGGGTGCAGGCCAGCAGCCTCGTGCCGGGCCTGAAGTTCCTGCGGCGGGTCGTGGAACTCTACCAGCGCCGCCCGGTCCGCTGACCCGCCGCACAGTCCTGGCGTCTTGGGCGCGGATTTGGCCGTCCTGGCGGGCGAATCCTGTGACTTCTGTCGCAATCACGGCCCACCAAATTCCCATGCGCGCGGCGCACAATGAGGGCACCAATGAACGCCCAACACCGCCCGCTGCCGGCCCTGTCCTTCCTTCGCGCCGCGCGCACGGCGGGCCTCACGGCGCTGCTGCTGGGCGCCGGGTTCGCGCCCGCCCTGGCGCAGGGCGTCGTGTCGCCCGCGCAGGACCTGTTCAACCGCGCCAACCAGCTCATCCAGAACGAGTACGGGGGGCTGTCCAGCGTGGACCGCCCCGGCCTGACCCGCGAGTACCAGACCCGGCTTGACAACGTGTGCGCGCCCACCCCGGACACCTGCGCCGAGGCGAAGGCGTACCCGGTGCTGGAAGCGGAACTGACCGCGCTGGGCGACGAGCACTCCTTCTTCCAGACGCCCGAGGACTACCGGGACTTCCGCGCCAGCGCCACCGGCGGCAGCCGACTGCAATTCGGCGTGAAACTCAGCGCGCTGGACGGCCAGAACCGCGTGGTCAGCGAGGTCGTGCCCGGCAGCGCCGCCGAGGACGCGGGCCTGCGGCGCGGGGACGTGCTGCTCAGCATTGACGGGCAGCCCTACACCTACGAGAACCTGCGCGCCGCGCGCGAACAGGGCCGCACGATCACGCTGGGCGCCACGCGCCTCGAGCAGCCCCTGACCCTCACCATCACCGCGCGGGAGAGCAGCACCGTGGACCTGCCGCGCCTGAGCTTCGTCCCCGCCGCGTCCGGCGAGGCCGCCGTGATCCGCATCCCCACCTTCCTGTCCGGCGGCGGGGTCGCGCAGCGCGTGCATGACCTGGTCGGGCAGGCGCAGGACCGCGGGGCGCGCGGCGTGATCGTGGACCTGCGCGGCAACACGGGCGGCAGCCTCGCCGAGTGCGACAGTTCGGTCAGTGCCTTCGTCCCCAGCCTGACCCGCCTGGCCCGCAGTCCCGACGGGAACGCCCGCACGGTCGTCAGCCGCGGCACCCGCCTGGAAGACGGCCGCATCGCGGGCAGCGTCCGTCAGCCGAACCTGTGGACCGGGCCGGTCGCGGTGCTGGTGGACGAGGGCAGCGCGTCGTGCAGCGAGTTCTTCGCGTTCGAGATCCAGTACGCCCGGCGTGGCCCGGTGCTGGGCGAGCAGACGGCCGGGGTGGGCAACACCGCCACCCGCGTCTTCCCGCTGGGCGAGGGCGCGCTGCAACTGACGATCCTGAACTACGCCAAGCCCGACGGCACGCCGTACCCCGTGAGTGTCACGCCGGACGTCGTGCGCGCGCAGGGCGAGGCGGCCACCCGCGACCTGATCCGCGGCCAGGACAACCTGCTCAGCGCGGGCGTCGAGGCCCTGGACAGCGCGCCCACCCTGGGCCTGAATCCCTTCGGGCGGCCCTGACCTGTCCGCTCAGCGCGGCCCACCGGGTGCGGCGGGGCCGCGTTGCCCTGAGGGCACGGCCTGCTGCCCCGCGATGCCGGACGCGCCCCGCCA comes from Deinococcus radiotolerans and encodes:
- a CDS encoding M20/M25/M40 family metallo-hydrolase, with protein sequence MPLTYLKRIAQTPAPTFHEGRRADLIADLWTGLGYPVERDEVGNVLTRLATPDTEGLPALLLASHLDTVFDEGTDVTVREEGGRLVGPGVGDNSASLAVMTALLRDLRERPLALRRPLWIAANVGEEGLGDLRGAKHLLGQHRAQLGAFLAVDGYLGIAVTRAVGVRRYRAVFIGPGGHSWGDQAPSALHALGRAISALYALHLPTSPRTTLNVGVATGGTSVNSIAGTADLLLDLRSLDGEVLADLDRRAVAALHAAAREAGVKLHLERVGDRPGGDLHGDALLEIVRDASREGRIDLRMASSSTDANAAVPHGLPALAAGVYRGGNAHRTDEWVQASSLVPGLKFLRRVVELYQRRPVR
- a CDS encoding S41 family peptidase, giving the protein MNAQHRPLPALSFLRAARTAGLTALLLGAGFAPALAQGVVSPAQDLFNRANQLIQNEYGGLSSVDRPGLTREYQTRLDNVCAPTPDTCAEAKAYPVLEAELTALGDEHSFFQTPEDYRDFRASATGGSRLQFGVKLSALDGQNRVVSEVVPGSAAEDAGLRRGDVLLSIDGQPYTYENLRAAREQGRTITLGATRLEQPLTLTITARESSTVDLPRLSFVPAASGEAAVIRIPTFLSGGGVAQRVHDLVGQAQDRGARGVIVDLRGNTGGSLAECDSSVSAFVPSLTRLARSPDGNARTVVSRGTRLEDGRIAGSVRQPNLWTGPVAVLVDEGSASCSEFFAFEIQYARRGPVLGEQTAGVGNTATRVFPLGEGALQLTILNYAKPDGTPYPVSVTPDVVRAQGEAATRDLIRGQDNLLSAGVEALDSAPTLGLNPFGRP